A segment of the Desulfurobacterium pacificum genome:
TTTTTGAGTTCGGTTTCTAACTTTTCTCTCTTTTCTTTTAACGTTGTGATTTTGGATTTTAATTGTTGCTCTTCTTGCTTCAGGACTTCTATTTCTTTGTTTAGGGTTTCTATCTTTTTCTGCTTTGCGTCTTTTTCGTGGAGTTTTTCCCTGATTTCGGTGTTTATTCTAACGATTTCTTTTGAAAGGAAATCTTTTTTAACAGAGGCTTCTTTTTTGCTTTTTTCCACTTCGTAAAGTTCTTCTGACGTTTCTTCTATAAGTTTAGTGGTTTCATCTAACTCTTTTCTTAAATTTTCTATCTCTACCTGCAGGGCTGCTATTTCCGATTCTAAGGAATGTCTGTCTTCTCTTAGGATTTTGAGTGTGTTTTCCGTTAGCTCTTTTGTGGCGCGTAAGTTTTTGAGCTGTATTCCGTAGAGCAGGGTTTCTAAGTTCTTTTCTTTTTCTCTTAGTTCTTTGAATTTCTTTGCTTTTTCTGCCTGACTTTTGAGTTGCTTTAGATTTTTACCAACTTCTTCAATTACACCTCTGACGTTTTCAAGGTTTTGTTCGGCTTCTTCTAATTCTTTGAGTGTAGCTTCTTTTTTTTCTTTAAATACTGTTATTCCTGCTGCTTCGTCTATTAGTTCTCTTCTTTCGTGAGGTTTTATCTTTAGGATTTTGTCTATCTGTCCCTGTTCAAAGAAGGCATAGTCTCTGTTGCCAAGACCTATTGAGGCGAAGAATTCCTGAATGTCTTTTAATCTAACCTTTCTGCCGTTTATGAAAAATTCGCTGTCGCCTGTAGATTTGACTTTTCTTTTTATTTCTATCGTTGGTTCGCCGACGTCAAAAAGGTCGTTTTTTAATAAGGTTATTGTGACTTCGGCGCTTCTGGCAGCTCTTCTTCCTTCTGAACCTTTGAAGATTACGTCTTTCTGGTTGTCTGCTCTGATTCCTTTGGCTGATTTGTCTCCTACTATCCATTTGAGAGCGTCAACTATGTTACTTTTTCCGCAGCCGTTCGGTCCTACGATGCAGTTTATGCCCTCTGAGAATTTGATTTCGGTTTCATCGGCGAAGGATTTGAAGCCTTTAAGTTTGAGGGATTTTATGAGCATTTAGTTCCTCTCCTTGTTTTGTGGACAGAAAAAGTTTACCAGAGTTGATTTTTGTTTTGAAGATAAGAGGAATAACAACTTTGTAGGACGATATTTAGTTTTTGTTGGACAAAAGTGTAAATCTAAATTATATTTTTATCCGAGGAATGCGATTAAAAGGAGGAATTGTTATGAAGGTTTTACAGAAAGAGACTTCTATTAAAGAGCTGTTGAAAAGTGAACGGTTATCATTTCAGAACTTGAAAGAGTTAGAAGAGTGGTTAAAAAATAATGTTGTGGTAAAGGGGAAAAGGGAGATTGTTAAGAATCCATCAAAGGCTTTTAAAGAGAATGTTGTAGTTGTAACGGATAGAAAAGAACCTACAGGTGTGTATATTAGTTTGAAAGCTGCTAATAAACTTCCTCCAGAGTTGCAAGCCTTTCTTTTCATGACTTTGAATGTTATAGGATGTAAGTATCTTTTGAGGGGATAGTGTTATGGAAGAAGAGACAATAGTTGTAGTGGATTCTTCAAAGTTAAATCAGCTGGCGAGATTTTGTGTATCCTGTAGAGGGGAAATAAAGGAAGTTTTTCTTAAGGGGAAGTTAAAGGGCTGGAGGTTTGTTTCAACTACAACAAATGTTAGAAGAGCACTGCAGTCTTTTATTAGAGAATTAGAAAAGAAAGGGAAGAAAGATGTTATTGGAGAAGTAGCGAAACTTTACGTTAAAGAAGTTGAATTACTTTTGGATAAAGTGGTTCCTAAAAGGTTTTATTTGTGTGAAGTTTTTGCAGCGGATGAGGTTCTTTTTGATTCAGATTTTGAAAAAGAGGATGCTCAGGCATTGGCTCTTGCCATTGTTCTTGTTAAAGAAGGATTTGAAGTTTTGTTATGGACAAATGATAAGGATTTTCTTGGAAAGTCTGAAGAAATAGAGAGGAGATTTGGTGTTAAGGTGGTAAAAATTTTGAAGTTTGTGTAAACCCCACTAATTTAGAAAAAACTGCGAGATAAGAAATAAAAAGTTCTTATGCAAGAATAGAAAATTTTTATCTTTTTATGGTTGAAAAGAGTTGATTTGAGGAATTGGTGCCCGGGGCGGGATTTGAACCCGCACGGGATTGCTCCCACAGGATCCTGAGTCCTGCGCGTCTGCCAATTCCGCCACCCGGGCAGTTGTTTTTAGAAATATAGGCGTAGGAGTTGAAATTTCAAAACTTATTTTCTGATTTTTAGGTGTTAGAGGAGGAGGGAGGGGGAAGAGGGAGGATTTTTCTTAGAGCTTTAAATAAGAGAAAATGCTTTATTTGACATATTTATTTCTTTATAAAAAATTTCTTTTCTTTGGGGAATTCTTATACTTAGATTAACTTTTATAAAAATCGTAAATTAATTTTTTCTTAAATTATTTTTTTCTGTTGACATCAAACAAGTGATTTGCTACTTTTCTTTTCTGAAGAGAATAAGCTATTTAAGAAAAATCAGAGGAGGTGTAACGATGAAGAAGTTCCTAAGCGCAGCGACTGTCTTTATGGTAACCGTTGGTTTAGCGTCTGCGTCTGTTGCGCAAGATTACAGCATGGATGAAATCATGCAAAAGCTCCAGCAGTTGGAGCAAAAAGTAGCTCAGCTTGAAGCTGAGAACGAGGCTTTAAGAGCATCAAAAGGTGTAAGAGTTGTTCCAAGAAAGAGAACTAAGAAGCTTACTGTTAAGGGAAGAGTGCTTTTAAGAGCTACGTGGGACAAGAGAGATGAAATTGTTTACAAGAGTGATGGCAGTATTAATACCAAAGACTTTTATGGAGATACTCCTAACAGTATGATTGTTAGGAAAGCTCGCGTTCAGTTTCAGGGTAAGCTGAACAGAAACTTCAGCTACAAGATTCACATCAGGGCAGACAGGGGAACCGGTGTAAGACTATGGGATGCTTTTGTTGATTACAAGTTTGATGCTATTCCACTAAAACTGAGAATGGGTCAGCAGAAAATACCTGTTTCTCTTTCCTACTTAAGGCCTGGTCCAAAAATCAAGTTTCCTGAAAGACCAATTGTTGTGAGAGACCTTGATTCTCATGATAGGGATGTAGGTGTAAGAGCAATCTTTAAGCCTATGAAAGGACTTCAGCTTGAAGCTGCTGTTATGAACGGTGAGGGTGTTAAGCAGGACGAGGATGATTTAAAGAATAAGATTGGAAACATTCATGATAAAAGATATTCCTATGTGTTTGCAGTAGATGCGAAGCCAGTTAACACAGATGTGATTGGTTTGAGAGTAAGAGCTGCTTATCAAACTGGTTATGCATATCTCTATTACACAAGTGCTAATGCTAAAAGGAATCTTTTTGATATTGAGGCAAGTGCCAACATTAAGCCTGTTGGCTTGATTCTTGAGGGTGGTTATTCTCGTGATAATCCTTCTCACGTTGTTAAAACAGATGGGACACCAGAAACATGGGGAAATGCGAAAGGCTACTATGTTCAGGCGGACTATAAAGTTCCTATAGAAGCTCTTAAGAATCTTCATTTATTAGCAAGGTATTCTTATGACAATATTAATACAGATGCTTCTGATGCCAAGAAGAAAGTTGCTTCTTACGGTTTCTACTACCTTCTTGACGGATGGCAGGCTGCTATAAGAACAGCCTACGTCGTTGCTAATCAGGGAACTGATACTGGAAAAGATGACGACAGAATGCTTGTAACTGAACTTCAGCTCTTGTTCTAATTAACAAAAACAATATAGGAGGAGGTTTTTATAATGAAGAGGAGAGAGTTCTTTAAGGGATTGTTAGCGGCTCCAGCAGTGGGTCTTATTGGATATCCTGCTTTGGCTCTTGCAGAAGAGGCTGCCCCCGCTTCTGCCGGGGCCTCCCCATCAGGAGTACCGAGACTTCCTTGGGGATACAAAGAGCTTGACCCAATGGAAGCTTTTAAGAGAGGTTATTTGGGATACTTTGTAGATGAGTGTGCTGGTGGTTGTGCATGGGCAATTCTTTCGTTATTAAGAGAAACTATTGGTTATCCGTATACGCTTTTACCTCTTCCAACTTTTGAAGAGATGGTGGCTGCAAGGAAAGCTCATAAACATATTCCTGTTCCTATGAAGTATGGTGCTGGTGGTATAGAAGGATACGCTACTATTTGTGGTGCGCTTAACGGTGCTGCATTTGCGATAGATTGGGCGCTTGGTCCTCACCTTGGGAAGAAAGTTATTAGAAGACTCTTTAGGTGGTACGAAACTACAGCGTTCCCAACAGCATTGGCTAATGAGTACGCTACAGAGGGTAAATTCCCTGTAAAAGGAAAGTATAACAAGCCATTACCTTCTGTTAAGTGTGATTCTGTTCTCTGCCACGTTGTTGTTTCTAAGTGGTGTACAGTAACAGGTTATGCAAGTGGTTCTAAGCAGCGTTCTGAAAGATGTGGAAGAATTACTGCAGCTGTGGCTAAAAAGGCGGTTGAATTGATGAACGCTGCCATTAAGGGAGAGCTTGAGAAAGCATTCCCATTCAAGCTTAGCCACGAAACAGCAAGTTGTAGAACATGTCACTTCAAGGGTAAGCATTACGAACAAGGACAGTTCGCAAGAGGATTTATCGCTTGTGAAACATGTCACGTTAAGGACATTAACGCTCACGTGAAAGCTGCTCCAATACCAAAGGCGTTCGGTGCTAACATCGGAACCTGGATGGGAATTGCTGCAGTAGGAACTGCTGTTGGTATAGGTGCCCACCTTATTGCAACAAACATCGGTAGGAAAGGGGGCAACGATGAAGAAAATAACGGTTAAAAGACACTCTAAACTCTTTATCTTTCTTCATTGGTTGATGGTATTAGAAGCTGCAATACTTTTGATAACCGGATTGGCTTTAGGTCCTAATCCTGCTATTAAGGCTATACATCCGTTTACTGCACGCTCTCTACACATAGTGGTTGGATTCTTCTTCATCGGTACAACTGTGTTCTTCTTCTATTACTTTGTAATAAGTGGTGAATACATGTGGTTTGGCTTGAGAAGATTGTGGGAAGCTATAGACTTCTTCTTTGATGAAATTAGGCACTTCCTTTTGCGTAAGCCTGTTGCTCACAAGCCACTCTATGATCCTAAAAGAGGTGATTACATCCTCAAAATTATCCCTACAGAAGTTCTTGCCTGGTGGGGATGGGTATTTCTCTGGATTCTCTTGGGAATTACAGGACTTGCAATTATCTTCCCTAATAGCTTTGGTTTAGTTTTACGTTTCTGCCACGCTCTTGTACCTGATTGGGTAGAAGCTCTCTCTTCAACACAAGCAATTCACGGCTTTTTAGCTATTCTCTTTGTTATCTTAGCAATGATTCACGCTTACGCTTCTTGGAAGTTTGGAATGATTAAGAGCATCATTACCGGTGACCATGAAGTAGAAGTTGTTGAGGGAGAAGTAAACATTAAGCCCGGTAATGAGCTTTAAGAATTAAGTTTTGAGAGGTTTTTAGCCCCTCCATTTGGAGGGGCTTTTTTATTTAATCCCTTGGGTTTCCCTTAAACCCCCTGTATCCCCCTTACGAAGGGGGAAATTTTGGGGAACTCCTTGTATTCCCCTTAGAAAGGGGAAAGTTAGGGTAA
Coding sequences within it:
- a CDS encoding porin codes for the protein MKKFLSAATVFMVTVGLASASVAQDYSMDEIMQKLQQLEQKVAQLEAENEALRASKGVRVVPRKRTKKLTVKGRVLLRATWDKRDEIVYKSDGSINTKDFYGDTPNSMIVRKARVQFQGKLNRNFSYKIHIRADRGTGVRLWDAFVDYKFDAIPLKLRMGQQKIPVSLSYLRPGPKIKFPERPIVVRDLDSHDRDVGVRAIFKPMKGLQLEAAVMNGEGVKQDEDDLKNKIGNIHDKRYSYVFAVDAKPVNTDVIGLRVRAAYQTGYAYLYYTSANAKRNLFDIEASANIKPVGLILEGGYSRDNPSHVVKTDGTPETWGNAKGYYVQADYKVPIEALKNLHLLARYSYDNINTDASDAKKKVASYGFYYLLDGWQAAIRTAYVVANQGTDTGKDDDRMLVTELQLLF
- a CDS encoding cytochrome b/b6 domain-containing protein, translated to MKKITVKRHSKLFIFLHWLMVLEAAILLITGLALGPNPAIKAIHPFTARSLHIVVGFFFIGTTVFFFYYFVISGEYMWFGLRRLWEAIDFFFDEIRHFLLRKPVAHKPLYDPKRGDYILKIIPTEVLAWWGWVFLWILLGITGLAIIFPNSFGLVLRFCHALVPDWVEALSSTQAIHGFLAILFVILAMIHAYASWKFGMIKSIITGDHEVEVVEGEVNIKPGNEL
- a CDS encoding C-GCAxxG-C-C family protein gives rise to the protein MKRREFFKGLLAAPAVGLIGYPALALAEEAAPASAGASPSGVPRLPWGYKELDPMEAFKRGYLGYFVDECAGGCAWAILSLLRETIGYPYTLLPLPTFEEMVAARKAHKHIPVPMKYGAGGIEGYATICGALNGAAFAIDWALGPHLGKKVIRRLFRWYETTAFPTALANEYATEGKFPVKGKYNKPLPSVKCDSVLCHVVVSKWCTVTGYASGSKQRSERCGRITAAVAKKAVELMNAAIKGELEKAFPFKLSHETASCRTCHFKGKHYEQGQFARGFIACETCHVKDINAHVKAAPIPKAFGANIGTWMGIAAVGTAVGIGAHLIATNIGRKGGNDEENNG